A stretch of the Streptomyces venezuelae genome encodes the following:
- a CDS encoding Rossmann-like domain-containing protein, with translation MPSLHTPETVPPGERALADPAVRTVGQLFDVVLAGAYGPDPADERISLAFTTAQAVRHEGRSSGYRNEVLSLRLHAAVGSCAVEPGALPEGALDDCVGATVAELLGHPLLPVRIAALDAYLAHVRPHTPDNGARPCPLPAGSSLSRSRARARAVVDLLPADVSRSGERRPVLVVGVVNSLLEQLRSRGLDYLPCDLKGGTTEWGERVLTDAAAHLERCGAVLASGMTLGNGSFQGLLDHAAASGKPLVMFAQTGSAVLPRFLGAGVSAVSAEPYPFFWLDGGPGVIHRYGGCP, from the coding sequence CTGCCTTCCCTGCACACACCTGAAACGGTCCCGCCGGGCGAGCGCGCGCTTGCCGATCCCGCCGTTCGGACCGTCGGCCAGCTCTTCGACGTCGTTCTGGCCGGGGCTTACGGCCCCGACCCCGCCGACGAGCGGATCTCACTCGCCTTCACCACCGCCCAGGCCGTCCGGCACGAAGGGCGCAGCAGCGGCTACCGCAACGAGGTGCTCAGCCTGCGGCTCCACGCGGCCGTCGGATCCTGCGCCGTCGAACCCGGGGCGCTGCCCGAAGGCGCCCTCGACGACTGCGTGGGCGCTACCGTCGCCGAGCTCCTCGGCCATCCGCTCCTGCCGGTGCGGATCGCGGCGCTCGACGCCTACCTGGCCCACGTACGCCCGCACACGCCGGACAACGGCGCCCGCCCGTGTCCGCTGCCCGCCGGCAGTTCGCTGAGCCGTTCGCGGGCCCGGGCCCGCGCCGTCGTCGACCTGCTGCCCGCCGATGTCTCCCGGTCCGGTGAGCGACGTCCGGTCCTCGTGGTCGGAGTGGTCAACTCGCTGCTGGAGCAGTTGCGTTCGCGGGGCCTCGACTACCTGCCGTGCGACCTCAAGGGCGGCACCACCGAGTGGGGCGAGCGCGTCCTGACCGACGCGGCCGCGCACCTGGAACGCTGCGGTGCCGTCCTCGCCTCCGGCATGACCCTCGGCAACGGTTCCTTCCAGGGCCTGCTCGACCACGCCGCCGCGAGCGGGAAGCCCCTCGTGATGTTCGCCCAGACCGGCAGCGCCGTCCTGCCCCGCTTCCTCGGGGCCGGGGTGAGCGCCGTCTCCGCCGAGCCGTACCCGTTCTTCTGGCTCGACGGCGGCCCCGGCGTCATCCACCGCTACGGAGGCTGCCCGTGA
- a CDS encoding MFS transporter has product MRTIAAVRGFPPAVRLLLVNQLGVNIGFYLLIPYLATHLTDDLGMSAAVVGLVLGLRNLSQQGLFLIGGSAADRLGARGVIIAGCGLRTLGFALFALGDALPVLIAASVLSGLAGALFNPAVRTYVAQESGDRKAEAFALFNVFATAGALIGPLLGGLLLFGGFRVAALTAAGVFALLTLAQAVVLPARAVPRPTGSVLGDWREVAGNRRFVAFSLAMVGMYGMESQLYLLLPHAARQATGWAGAVGLIFVVGTFANFLLQLRITRRLAARAGGRGRWIAAGLTVSGLGFVPPMLMAGAAGTHPVLLLPVLAGALLLYVGLMTAQPFVMELIPAFGRAELTGTFYGLFYGVSGAAAAGTGAGVGWAMDTATHGGPTWLPYACCTALGLASAAAVTLLHRRRALPRPPATAAASAAPDSPVPEDPEQHAKTTPATPGPRPLSETR; this is encoded by the coding sequence ATGAGAACCATCGCCGCGGTGCGCGGCTTCCCGCCGGCCGTACGGCTCCTGCTCGTCAACCAGCTCGGCGTCAACATCGGCTTCTACCTCCTCATCCCGTACCTGGCCACGCACCTGACCGACGACCTCGGTATGTCGGCGGCGGTGGTCGGCCTGGTCCTGGGCCTGCGCAACCTCAGCCAGCAGGGGCTCTTCCTGATCGGGGGCTCCGCCGCCGACCGCCTCGGGGCCCGCGGCGTGATCATCGCGGGCTGTGGCCTGCGCACCCTGGGCTTCGCGCTGTTCGCCCTGGGCGACGCGCTGCCCGTACTGATCGCCGCGTCCGTGCTGAGCGGGCTGGCGGGAGCCCTGTTCAACCCGGCCGTACGGACGTACGTCGCCCAGGAGTCCGGCGACCGCAAGGCCGAGGCGTTCGCCCTGTTCAACGTGTTCGCCACGGCGGGTGCGCTGATCGGGCCGCTGCTGGGGGGCCTGCTGCTGTTCGGCGGCTTCCGGGTCGCGGCACTCACCGCGGCCGGGGTGTTCGCATTGCTCACCCTCGCCCAGGCTGTGGTGCTGCCCGCCCGTGCCGTGCCCCGGCCGACAGGCTCCGTGCTCGGCGACTGGCGGGAGGTGGCCGGCAACCGGCGCTTCGTGGCCTTCTCCCTCGCCATGGTCGGCATGTACGGCATGGAGAGCCAGCTCTACCTGCTGCTCCCGCACGCCGCGCGGCAGGCCACCGGCTGGGCGGGCGCCGTCGGGCTGATCTTCGTCGTCGGGACCTTCGCCAACTTCCTGCTCCAGCTGCGAATCACCCGCAGGCTGGCCGCCCGGGCCGGTGGCCGGGGCCGGTGGATCGCCGCCGGGCTGACCGTCAGCGGACTCGGCTTCGTACCACCGATGCTGATGGCGGGAGCAGCGGGGACGCACCCGGTATTGCTGCTGCCGGTCCTGGCCGGAGCGCTGCTCCTGTACGTCGGGTTGATGACCGCCCAGCCCTTCGTCATGGAACTCATCCCCGCCTTCGGCCGCGCGGAGCTCACCGGCACCTTCTACGGCCTGTTCTACGGAGTGTCCGGAGCGGCTGCCGCGGGCACCGGCGCGGGGGTCGGGTGGGCCATGGACACCGCGACGCACGGCGGGCCGACATGGCTTCCCTACGCCTGCTGCACGGCACTCGGCCTCGCCTCGGCGGCGGCCGTCACCCTGCTGCACCGACGCCGGGCCCTGCCCCGCCCGCCTGCCACCGCCGCGGCATCCGCTGCTCCGGACTCGCCGGTCCCGGAGGACCCGGAACAGCATGCGAAGACAACGCCCGCCACCCCTGGCCCACGTCCCCTGAGCGAGACCAGATGA
- a CDS encoding PLP-dependent cysteine synthase family protein has protein sequence MTLAPLVHPSHAAAANPDLLPLLGRTPVARIHTDLPHTHPGFWAKLECLSAGGMKARAAMSMLTGARRRGELRPGAPVVESTSGTMGIGLAFAGQVLGHPVVLVGDSELEPSMRQLLRTHGARLELVDRPAAQGGWQAARIARLREVLARTEGAYWPDQYNNPDNPAGYRSMAAELIGQLDHLDVLVCSVGTGGHSAGLVGPLRSRWPRLKVIGVDSVGSTIFGQPARPRLMRGLGSSIHPGNVRHGVFDEVHWVGAAEAVDACRRLARGSFVSGGWSTGAVALVSAWAARAEPGAVVATVFPDGPHRYLGTVYDDDFCHAHGLTATARATRPLEIPHPRAAEAVGWTRCRTVVDPVAVPGGEARAPRVPAPGGAV, from the coding sequence GTGACCCTCGCCCCGCTCGTACACCCGTCGCATGCCGCTGCCGCCAACCCGGACCTCCTGCCCCTGCTGGGGCGTACTCCTGTCGCCCGTATCCACACCGACCTGCCCCACACCCACCCCGGCTTCTGGGCCAAGCTCGAATGCCTCAGCGCCGGCGGGATGAAGGCCCGCGCGGCGATGTCCATGCTCACCGGCGCCCGCAGACGCGGTGAACTTCGCCCCGGGGCACCGGTCGTGGAGTCCACCTCCGGCACCATGGGCATCGGGCTGGCCTTCGCCGGACAAGTCCTCGGCCACCCGGTCGTCCTCGTCGGCGACAGCGAACTCGAACCCTCCATGCGGCAGCTGCTGCGCACCCACGGCGCCCGCCTGGAGCTCGTCGACCGCCCTGCCGCCCAGGGCGGCTGGCAGGCCGCCCGCATCGCCCGGCTGCGCGAGGTCCTGGCCCGCACCGAGGGCGCGTACTGGCCCGACCAGTACAACAACCCGGACAACCCGGCCGGTTACCGCTCCATGGCCGCAGAACTGATCGGCCAGCTCGACCACCTGGACGTCCTGGTGTGCAGCGTGGGCACCGGCGGACACAGCGCCGGGCTGGTCGGCCCGCTGCGCAGCCGCTGGCCCCGCCTGAAGGTGATCGGCGTCGACTCCGTCGGCTCCACGATCTTCGGGCAGCCGGCCAGACCGCGTCTGATGCGCGGGCTCGGCAGCAGCATCCACCCCGGCAACGTCCGCCACGGAGTGTTCGACGAAGTGCACTGGGTGGGTGCCGCCGAGGCCGTCGACGCCTGCCGCCGGCTCGCCCGCGGCAGCTTCGTCAGCGGCGGCTGGAGCACCGGCGCCGTCGCGCTGGTCTCCGCATGGGCGGCCAGGGCCGAACCCGGCGCCGTCGTCGCAACCGTCTTCCCCGACGGGCCGCACCGCTACCTCGGCACCGTCTACGACGACGACTTCTGTCACGCCCACGGCCTGACCGCCACGGCCCGGGCCACCCGCCCCCTGGAGATCCCGCACCCACGCGCGGCCGAGGCCGTCGGCTGGACCCGCTGCCGGACCGTCGTCGATCCCGTCGCCGTCCCCGGTGGCGAAGCCCGCGCTCCCCGCGTTCCGGCCCCCGGAGGTGCCGTATGA
- a CDS encoding ABC transporter ATP-binding protein, with product MKPVAEVDGLRVEVAGSVLVDGVSLTARAGRTTALVGPSGSGKTTTGRALLGEFPPGARIDGRISIPGPGSVGYVPQHPAAVLNPARRAGALLRDIAAQRGGTRGEIRDRVEHALRLAQLPDPEMVLRRYPHQLSGGQQQRVVIAQALLLGAKLIVADEPTTGQDPATKRGVVEALADVAEQGIALVLLSHDWDVVRQLADEAVVLRDGRVVDRGPADTVLPASKRPVLPKPRAATRPVATRIAVQGLTARHPTAHGTVPVLHGVTLSVAPGECLAVTGRSGSGKTTLGRCLAGLHSAYDGAVLLDGTPLPRSLRARARTELAAVQYVFQDPKAAFDEHRPVLDQVARTAVRLRGADRDTARRTAVRTLEDLGLAEELTLRRPGALSGGELQRAALARALLAEPDVLVCDEITSGLDAATRDAILTRLAALRERDGLSLVFITHDGAAGEALADRTAVLDAGRLVTCRQRSAPER from the coding sequence ATGAAGCCGGTAGCGGAAGTGGACGGCCTGCGGGTGGAGGTGGCCGGCAGCGTGCTCGTCGACGGGGTGAGCCTGACGGCCCGTGCCGGGCGGACAACGGCCCTCGTCGGGCCCTCGGGCAGCGGGAAGACCACCACCGGACGCGCCCTCCTCGGCGAGTTCCCGCCCGGGGCACGGATCGACGGCCGGATCAGCATCCCGGGACCCGGCTCCGTCGGCTACGTACCCCAGCACCCCGCAGCCGTCCTCAACCCCGCCCGCCGAGCCGGAGCACTCCTGCGGGACATCGCCGCCCAGCGCGGCGGAACCCGCGGCGAGATCCGCGACCGCGTCGAGCACGCCCTGCGCCTGGCCCAGCTGCCCGACCCCGAGATGGTGCTGCGCCGCTACCCCCACCAGCTCTCCGGCGGACAGCAGCAGCGGGTCGTCATCGCACAGGCCCTGCTCCTGGGCGCGAAGTTGATCGTCGCCGACGAACCCACCACGGGCCAGGACCCGGCCACCAAGAGGGGCGTCGTCGAGGCGCTCGCCGACGTGGCCGAGCAAGGCATTGCCCTGGTCCTGCTGAGCCATGACTGGGACGTCGTACGGCAGTTGGCCGACGAGGCGGTCGTGCTGCGGGATGGCCGGGTAGTGGACCGCGGCCCCGCGGACACCGTACTGCCCGCCTCCAAGCGGCCCGTGCTCCCCAAGCCACGAGCAGCCACCCGGCCCGTCGCCACCCGGATCGCGGTACAGGGGCTGACCGCCCGGCACCCAACGGCGCACGGTACCGTTCCGGTGCTGCACGGCGTCACGCTGTCGGTCGCGCCGGGAGAGTGCCTCGCCGTGACCGGCCGGTCCGGCAGCGGCAAGACGACCCTGGGTCGCTGCCTGGCCGGACTGCACTCCGCGTACGACGGCGCGGTCCTGCTCGACGGAACCCCGCTGCCACGCAGCCTCCGCGCTCGCGCCCGCACCGAACTGGCTGCCGTCCAGTACGTGTTCCAGGATCCCAAGGCGGCCTTCGACGAGCACCGGCCGGTCCTGGACCAGGTCGCCCGCACGGCGGTCCGGCTGCGCGGCGCCGACCGGGACACCGCCCGCCGTACCGCCGTACGAACCCTGGAGGACCTGGGCCTGGCCGAGGAGCTGACCTTGCGCCGCCCCGGCGCCCTTTCCGGCGGCGAACTCCAACGGGCCGCTCTGGCCCGGGCCCTGCTGGCCGAGCCCGACGTCCTGGTCTGCGACGAGATCACCTCCGGGCTCGACGCGGCCACCCGGGACGCGATCCTCACCCGGTTGGCCGCACTCCGGGAACGGGACGGCCTGAGCCTGGTGTTCATCACCCATGACGGGGCGGCCGGCGAAGCCCTGGCCGACCGAACCGCAGTCCTCGACGCCGGCCGGCTGGTCACCTGCCGGCAGAGATCTGCTCCAGAGCGTTGA
- a CDS encoding ABC transporter permease produces MARVTRQLNWIGRRLLLGLGQTAAVVLFIFVLTEALPGDAAVALAGDQPDPERIARIRAALDLDRPAAERFLDWAAGLVRGDLGTSLVSGRPVADYLTGGFGPTVTLACATLLVLLPLSVGLGVLCARREGGPLDRTLSALTLAVHSVPEFALGVLLATLFGLWLGWLPPTAVGADPVTEPAVLVLPVLVLVSRPVCTISRLVRAGMIDAMASPYVAQAQRYGVSGARVRWTHALPNALAPAAQQLARTCDWLLSGVIVVEALFVIPGLGTVLIDAVAARDVPVVQGMAVVFGVVTVLANLGADLVARRFAPRAEAVA; encoded by the coding sequence CTGGCTCGCGTGACCCGGCAGCTGAACTGGATCGGCCGCCGTCTGCTCCTCGGCCTGGGGCAGACGGCGGCGGTCGTCCTGTTCATCTTTGTCCTCACCGAGGCCCTGCCCGGCGACGCGGCGGTCGCCCTGGCCGGCGACCAGCCGGACCCCGAGCGCATCGCCCGGATCCGCGCCGCACTGGACCTGGACCGACCCGCCGCCGAACGCTTCCTGGACTGGGCCGCCGGCCTCGTCCGGGGTGACCTCGGCACCTCCCTGGTCAGCGGGCGCCCCGTCGCCGACTACCTGACCGGTGGATTCGGTCCCACGGTGACGCTCGCCTGCGCCACTCTCCTGGTACTCCTACCGCTGTCGGTCGGACTCGGCGTGCTGTGCGCCCGCCGCGAGGGCGGCCCGCTGGACCGGACCCTCAGCGCGCTGACCCTGGCCGTGCACTCCGTGCCCGAGTTCGCCCTCGGCGTGCTGCTGGCCACCCTGTTCGGGCTGTGGCTGGGCTGGCTGCCGCCCACGGCCGTCGGCGCGGACCCGGTCACCGAGCCGGCCGTGCTGGTCCTGCCCGTCCTCGTACTCGTCTCGCGGCCCGTCTGCACCATCAGCCGCCTGGTACGCGCCGGGATGATCGACGCGATGGCCTCGCCATACGTCGCCCAGGCCCAGCGCTACGGCGTCAGCGGCGCCCGCGTCCGCTGGACGCACGCCCTGCCCAACGCCCTTGCTCCGGCCGCCCAGCAACTGGCCCGGACCTGCGACTGGCTGCTGAGCGGAGTGATCGTCGTCGAAGCCCTCTTCGTCATCCCCGGCCTGGGAACCGTGCTCATCGACGCCGTCGCCGCCCGCGACGTGCCCGTCGTCCAGGGCATGGCCGTCGTCTTCGGCGTGGTGACCGTCCTGGCCAACCTGGGCGCGGACCTCGTGGCCCGCCGCTTCGCCCCCCGTGCGGAGGCGGTCGCGTGA
- a CDS encoding ABC transporter substrate-binding protein — MNQRRSGLARRGFLLATATATAAALALTAGCSADTGKTADSKNAAEAGTPKRGGTLRAAFAGGGANETLDPHAANLFVDAARAKALYDKLADFGTDLAPVPRLAERWEPNETLDTWKITLRKAAFHDGRPVTAEDVLYSYRRIADPKGTFRAKASLEPIDLAASRALDANTVEFKLKRPYAEFPNVLAAFGAYIVPKDTSSFDRPVGSGPFTFGSFTPGKSLIVKRNDAYWEGAPHLDQVEFVVATEESARTSALLGGQVQYAHELTPATARTHEGKGKIEVVRLPGSSMQGFVMKTDRPPFNDKRVRQAFFLIADRKELVDGALSGAGEVGNDLFGKGYQYYASGLPQRTQDLDRARALLKEAGAENLKVTLDTAPAATGFVEAAGIFKEQAAKAGVTVEVKVGNKDTYWKDILNNGTFASYRSGSMPIESHISQRLLTGSTTNATKWQQKDFDDLYQQAQSTRDEKERAALYERMQRRLYDEGGFLIWGFADWIVATAPAVHGVSKQAPANTLDWARFDRLWLA, encoded by the coding sequence GTGAACCAGCGCCGCTCCGGCCTCGCCCGCCGAGGCTTCCTCCTCGCCACCGCCACGGCCACCGCCGCCGCCCTTGCCCTGACCGCCGGCTGCTCCGCCGACACCGGTAAGACCGCAGACAGCAAGAACGCCGCCGAGGCCGGCACCCCCAAGCGTGGCGGCACCCTGCGCGCCGCCTTCGCGGGTGGCGGCGCGAACGAGACCCTCGACCCGCACGCCGCGAACCTGTTCGTCGACGCCGCCCGCGCCAAGGCTCTCTACGACAAGCTCGCCGACTTCGGCACCGACCTCGCGCCGGTCCCGCGGCTCGCCGAGCGCTGGGAGCCCAACGAGACCCTCGACACCTGGAAGATCACCCTGCGCAAGGCGGCCTTCCACGACGGGCGCCCGGTCACCGCCGAGGACGTCCTCTACAGCTACCGGCGGATCGCCGACCCCAAGGGCACCTTCCGGGCCAAGGCATCCCTGGAGCCGATCGACCTCGCCGCCAGCCGCGCCCTCGACGCGAACACCGTCGAGTTCAAGCTCAAGCGCCCGTACGCCGAATTCCCCAACGTGCTCGCCGCGTTCGGTGCCTACATCGTCCCCAAGGACACCTCGTCCTTCGACAGGCCCGTCGGCTCCGGCCCCTTCACGTTCGGCTCCTTCACCCCCGGCAAGTCCCTGATCGTCAAGCGCAACGACGCCTACTGGGAGGGCGCGCCCCACCTCGACCAGGTCGAATTCGTCGTCGCCACCGAGGAATCGGCCCGTACGAGCGCGCTGCTCGGCGGCCAGGTCCAGTACGCCCACGAGCTCACCCCCGCCACCGCCCGCACCCACGAGGGCAAGGGCAAGATCGAGGTCGTCCGGCTGCCCGGCAGCTCCATGCAGGGCTTCGTCATGAAGACCGACCGGCCGCCGTTCAACGACAAGCGGGTCCGGCAGGCGTTCTTCCTCATCGCCGACCGCAAGGAACTCGTCGACGGCGCCCTCTCCGGCGCCGGCGAGGTCGGAAACGACCTCTTCGGCAAGGGCTACCAGTACTACGCCTCCGGCCTGCCGCAGCGCACCCAGGACCTCGACCGGGCCCGCGCCCTCCTCAAGGAGGCCGGCGCCGAGAACCTCAAGGTCACCCTCGACACCGCCCCCGCTGCCACCGGCTTCGTCGAGGCCGCCGGGATCTTCAAGGAGCAGGCCGCCAAGGCCGGGGTCACCGTCGAGGTCAAGGTCGGCAACAAGGACACGTACTGGAAGGACATCCTGAACAACGGGACCTTCGCCTCCTACCGGTCCGGGTCCATGCCCATCGAGTCCCACATCTCGCAGCGCCTGCTCACCGGCTCCACCACCAACGCCACCAAGTGGCAGCAGAAGGACTTCGACGACCTGTACCAGCAGGCCCAGTCCACCCGCGACGAGAAGGAACGCGCCGCCCTCTACGAGCGGATGCAGCGCCGCCTGTACGACGAAGGCGGCTTCCTGATCTGGGGCTTCGCCGACTGGATCGTCGCCACCGCGCCCGCCGTGCACGGAGTCTCGAAGCAGGCCCCCGCCAACACCCTCGACTGGGCCCGCTTCGACAGGCTCTGGCTCGCGTGA
- a CDS encoding class I SAM-dependent methyltransferase produces MSTGNLLTDHPELYEERFPDPDRLAARWTEDTLRRHGAGARILDLGCGTGRDAAWLHHHAGRRVTGIDTAKAMLAHARRRHPGPDYHRADMRDFDLGRTFDAVLCLDSALLYCHTNEDLTSCLAAIRRHLGPGGLLVAEMRNGAFFLGNTELLDGTRTASFDWRGTTYTSHTTLWIDHGAQLLSRRRTWTADDGSDPEEQHSAWRLLFPQELRYFLTTAGFEVLALHDGPGPRTEPVWSEGDSPHGTTSSDRLHLVARLSPQNTPQHNSNGDTTP; encoded by the coding sequence ATGAGCACCGGCAACCTCCTCACCGACCACCCCGAGCTCTACGAAGAGCGCTTCCCCGACCCCGACCGGCTCGCCGCACGCTGGACCGAGGACACCCTGCGCCGCCACGGCGCGGGAGCCCGGATTCTGGACCTCGGCTGCGGCACCGGCCGGGACGCCGCCTGGCTGCACCACCACGCCGGACGCCGGGTCACCGGGATCGACACCGCCAAGGCCATGCTCGCCCACGCCCGCCGCCGACACCCCGGACCCGACTACCACCGCGCCGACATGCGGGACTTCGACCTCGGCCGCACCTTCGACGCCGTCCTCTGCCTGGACAGCGCCCTGCTCTACTGCCACACCAACGAAGACCTCACCTCCTGCCTCGCCGCCATCCGCCGCCACCTGGGCCCGGGCGGACTGCTCGTCGCGGAGATGCGCAACGGCGCCTTCTTCCTCGGCAACACCGAACTCCTCGACGGGACGCGCACCGCCTCCTTCGACTGGCGGGGCACGACGTACACCTCCCACACCACCCTGTGGATCGACCACGGCGCCCAACTCCTGAGCCGGCGCCGCACCTGGACCGCCGACGACGGCTCCGACCCGGAAGAGCAGCACTCCGCCTGGCGGCTGCTCTTCCCCCAGGAGCTGCGGTACTTCCTCACCACCGCCGGCTTCGAGGTCCTCGCCCTGCACGACGGCCCCGGTCCCCGCACCGAACCTGTGTGGAGCGAAGGCGACTCCCCGCACGGAACCACAAGTTCCGACCGCCTCCACCTCGTCGCCCGGCTCAGTCCCCAGAACACCCCCCAGCACAACAGCAACGGAGACACCACCCCGTGA
- a CDS encoding dipeptide epimerase, whose translation MKLTWHTASLELAEPLRISRSVMARRDAVWVSLEHGGLRGWGEAVSSVYLGLPTETILRHLSALRPAVERLPDPETAWAELAPAGPVGADLPAGVLAAVESAVLDLTGKRAGEPVHRLLGSPLPPSAATARTIGIVTPVSAAAQASRLAAAGFSVLKVKAGSPDPVEDLARVEAVRVGAPAADLLLDPNGAWTEDQAHALLPRFAALGVTAVEQPIAAGQPDALARVATTSPIPVIADEDAVSYEDAAALAGRVHGVNVKLAKCGGVRAALRIHAALDGTGTDLMLGCLTASSLGIAPAVHLVDRARWIDLDGHLLLADDPWSGIGGSDGTVRPASRGGLGVLPRAAIPVGAAR comes from the coding sequence ATGAAACTCACCTGGCACACCGCCTCGCTCGAACTGGCGGAGCCCCTGCGGATCTCCCGCTCGGTGATGGCCCGCCGCGACGCGGTCTGGGTCAGCCTGGAACACGGCGGGCTGCGCGGCTGGGGGGAGGCAGTCAGCAGCGTCTACCTCGGACTGCCCACCGAAACCATCCTCCGCCACCTGAGCGCCCTCCGGCCGGCGGTGGAGCGCCTGCCGGACCCCGAGACCGCCTGGGCGGAACTCGCGCCCGCGGGCCCTGTGGGCGCAGACCTGCCCGCAGGAGTCCTCGCCGCCGTTGAATCAGCCGTACTGGACCTCACCGGCAAGCGAGCCGGCGAACCCGTGCACCGACTCCTCGGCAGCCCTCTGCCGCCGTCCGCCGCCACGGCACGCACCATCGGCATCGTCACGCCCGTATCCGCTGCCGCCCAGGCCAGTCGGCTCGCCGCGGCCGGATTCAGCGTGCTGAAGGTCAAGGCCGGATCTCCCGACCCGGTCGAGGACCTGGCCCGGGTCGAGGCCGTCCGTGTGGGAGCGCCCGCCGCGGACCTGCTGCTCGACCCCAACGGCGCATGGACCGAGGACCAGGCCCACGCACTGCTGCCCCGCTTCGCAGCCCTCGGCGTCACCGCCGTGGAACAGCCGATCGCCGCCGGGCAGCCCGATGCCCTGGCCCGGGTCGCCACCACCTCCCCGATCCCCGTGATCGCCGACGAGGACGCGGTCTCCTACGAGGACGCCGCGGCCCTCGCCGGGCGGGTCCACGGCGTCAACGTGAAGCTCGCCAAGTGCGGGGGCGTACGGGCCGCGCTGCGCATCCATGCCGCGCTGGACGGCACCGGCACCGACCTCATGCTCGGCTGCCTCACCGCCAGTTCCCTCGGCATCGCGCCCGCCGTCCACCTGGTCGACCGGGCCCGCTGGATCGACCTCGACGGGCACCTGCTCCTCGCCGACGATCCCTGGTCCGGCATCGGCGGCTCCGACGGCACCGTACGCCCCGCATCGCGCGGCGGCCTGGGAGTGCTGCCCCGCGCCGCCATACCCGTAGGAGCCGCCCGATGA
- a CDS encoding ABC transporter permease, whose translation MRRHASRYALAVGLIAVPLLLAALGPLLTGPAGPRSVSFASGGGHWLGTDFSGRDVWRQVLLGGRSVVLVALAATGLAYLVAVPIGLTAALTRRTWLEEALMRPLDVLIAVPSLLLVLLVASTLTPGPAGLAALVGLAAVPDAARVVHAAAAEISARPAVEALRMQGETWWRTAIGYVARCMRRTLAADAGIRLTGALYLVATAAFLGIGVPPDAADWAVMVDRNRTGLFLQPWAVVVPALLIAALSMGTNLLFDAALHTPAKTGWKGDRV comes from the coding sequence GTGAGGCGCCATGCATCCAGGTACGCCCTGGCCGTCGGTCTCATCGCCGTGCCCCTGCTGCTGGCTGCCCTCGGACCGCTGCTCACCGGACCGGCCGGACCCCGGTCGGTGTCGTTCGCATCGGGCGGCGGGCACTGGCTGGGCACCGACTTCTCCGGCCGGGACGTCTGGCGGCAGGTCCTGCTCGGAGGCCGCTCCGTCGTCCTCGTGGCGCTCGCCGCCACCGGACTCGCCTACCTGGTCGCCGTCCCGATCGGGCTCACCGCGGCCCTCACCCGCCGCACCTGGCTGGAGGAGGCCCTCATGCGGCCCCTCGATGTCCTGATCGCCGTCCCGTCGCTCCTGCTGGTGCTGCTGGTGGCCTCGACCCTCACCCCGGGGCCGGCCGGCCTGGCCGCCCTGGTCGGCCTGGCCGCCGTACCCGACGCAGCTCGCGTGGTGCACGCGGCGGCGGCCGAGATCTCCGCCCGGCCCGCCGTCGAGGCCCTGCGGATGCAGGGCGAGACCTGGTGGCGTACGGCGATCGGGTACGTTGCCCGCTGTATGCGCCGGACCCTCGCCGCCGACGCGGGGATCCGGCTGACCGGAGCCCTGTACCTGGTGGCCACGGCCGCATTCCTCGGCATCGGCGTCCCACCGGACGCCGCCGACTGGGCGGTCATGGTCGACCGAAACCGCACCGGCCTGTTCCTCCAGCCATGGGCCGTGGTGGTACCCGCCCTGCTCATCGCAGCCCTGTCGATGGGCACCAACCTGCTCTTCGACGCCGCCCTGCACACACCGGCCAAGACCGGCTGGAAAGGAGACCGGGTATGA